In the genome of Geitlerinema sp. PCC 9228, the window GAAGAGTGCAAGTCCATGGCCAGGATCCGATGGGCACCTGCTTCGGTAATGAGATTAGCAACCAGTTTGGCTGCGATCGCTTCCCTGCCAGAGGTTTTGCGATCGGCACGGGCGTAGCCATAATAGGGAATCACTGCTGTAATTTGGCGCGCTGATGCCCGACGGCAGGCATCAATCAAAATCAGCAATTCCATCAAGTTGTCGTTGACGGGATGGCACGATGGCTGGATTAGGTAGACGTCGCAGCCACGGATGGATTCTTGAATTTGAACGTAAATTTCTCCGTCGGCAAATCGCTTGCGCACCATCGGTCCTAAGTCCAGGCCCAAGTAACGAGCCACTTCCTGAGCCAGCGTTGGATTGGCCGACCCGGAAAACAACCGCAGTCGGTTGTTGCGATCTAAAACTGAAGGTAGAGTGGCGTTAGCAGCTAAAGTGGCAGAACGGATCACAGCAGACCCCCGCAGCATATTCATTCATTCATGAAAATCTTATCATCTCACGCCCATAAATTTCCGCGAAATTTTGAGATTTCCCTCTAGAATCTAGCCTAATTTTGCTTAACAACTATTGGCACTCAAAATGTAAAGATTTTCTGAAGTCCTCCCAGAAAAGTTGAGGTCTACTTCATCCCTGGAAAAAAGATTTTTGAGGGGGACAATGGCTTCGCCACCTAAGTAAATTCACTTAAAATTTGTTTTTTTGCCCTCGCGATCGCCGCTCGATCGTATTTTTGCCAACCGTTCCGGCTCTGCCAATTTCTAGCACCTATCCGGCGGGGAAGCGCGATCGCTACCGACCATCTTTATTATATCTATACAAACTAGCTACCGTCGCTACTGCCTTCCTATAGAGCAAAAACAGCAACGCCAGCCACCAGGCTTTCAAAATCCCATAGGATTGTTTTATAGCCAAACCAAACAAATCTGTATTTTCTTCTGTCTTGATCTGCCATCGCTATCCCCACAGGACCTATGCAAGCACCCCTGTCTGTCGGCACAGTTTTACAAGAACGCTACCGTCTGGTCAAAATCCTCGGTCAAGGTGGCTTCGGTCGTACCTATTTAGCAGAAGACATCGGACGTTTTGACGAACTGTGTGCCCTCAAAGAATTTATCCCACCCCCCGACAACCCGCAAGCATTAGAAAAATCTCAAGAATTATTCCGGCGGGAAGCCGCCACCCTCTACCAAATTCGCCATTCCCAAATTCCCCAGTTTCGTGCCACCTTTCAACAGAACCAACGATTTTTCCTAGTACAAGATTACGTTGCCGGTGCCACCTACCGCTCGTTGTTGCAGCAACGCATCCAAACAGGTCGTCCCTTTACCGAAGGAGAAATTCGCCAACTGCTTGCCGATTTGCTGCCAGTTTTGGCTTACCTCCACAACCAAAACATCGTCCATCGCGACCTATCCCCGGAAAACATCATCCAGCGCGAAAGCGACGGGTTGCCCGTACTCATTGACTTTGGTGTGGTCAAAGACTTAGCCAATCGCATGCAAGCCCAAGCTTCCCAAACCGCCGCCACTACCGTTGGTAAGGCTGGCTATTCCCCCAGCGAGCAAATGAAAACTGGTCAGGTCTATCCATCCAGCGATTTGTACTCCCTCGGGGTCACCTGTTTGGTCTTGCTGAGTGGGGAAGAGCCGCAAAATTTGTTCGACAACAACCAAATGGCTTGGGACTGGCGAAAAATTCCAGCCAGCGACCAGTTGCGCGCCATTTTGCAGCGCATGGTTGCCTACCGCCCCGGCGATCGCTACCAGACGGCCGCGGAAGTTTTGCAAGCATTGCCAGGGGACCCTCCCAACCAGACAGCCACTCCTTCCCCTGCTGCCCCAGCTTCCCCTTCGCAAATCCCCACCGTACAAGTAGGTCGCCAGCGACCGGCAACCAACGTCTCCGGAAGTTCTCCCCCACCATCGCCATCGAGTAGCAGTCCTCAAAGAACGTCCACTTCGGTGCCTAGGTACGCCTCTGCTTCTTCTTCCTCCACTCCCCATCCCTTGACCATTGTTTTGGTTTCCCTGGCGATCGCGGGGGGGGTAGGTATCGTTTCCTGGGGCATTGTACGGTCTTTTCGCGGTTCCAGTCCCATCTCTGCCCCCAACAACACGCCGGTAGAACCGACCCCAAGTCCTTCTCCCACACCGGAAACCACCCCTACGCCAGCGATCGCTGCCATCCCCCTAGAAATCGAACCGGGAGAAGAAATCACCGTAGAAGGCAGTTTGAATCCCAACGAAATTCTCCACTACACCTTCGAGGGAAACAAAAACCAGAAATTACAGGCTAGCGTCCGCGGTGAAGGCATCCAAATGAGCGTTTTGGATAGCGATCGCAACCCAATCGACCGCCGCGGCAAAAATACTTCCCAGTGGCAGGGAAAATTGCCCCAGCCAGGCCAGTATGTACTGCAAATCCAGCGATCGCCCAATAAAGAGGAAGATGGTACTGTAGACCCCGCACCAACGCGCAATTTCCGCCTGCAAGTGTTGCTGGCTGCCCCACCTACCCCCTCTCCCAAACCCGTGACCACCCCCACACCGACGCCAGAACCCACCCCCACACCAACGCCAGAACCCACCCCCACACCAACGCCAGAACCCACCCCCACACCGACGCCAAAACCTACCCCCACACCGACGCCAGAACCCACCCCCACACCAACGCCAGAACCCACCCCCACCCCCTCTACCACCGAAGCGGAACAACTGGAAGTAGAAATTGGGGAAACAGTGCGCGTCAGCGGCACAGCCAGTCCCGAGAAAACAAAAAGTTATATTGTAGAAGTAGAGGAAGGACACGTCTTGCGCTTGCAAGTGACTTCGGGTAACGTCCTGCTCAATGTTCGCCGCCAGGAAGGAGAACCTTTACCGGGGGCAGGGTCCAAAATTCAAGCCATTCCCGCCCAACCCACCGATGAGGTTTATCAAATTGATGTGGTGGCTTACGGTCGGACCAATTTTACCTTCCAAATTACAATGGAAAATTAATCAAAAACCGCAATTTTTACAGACCAATTTGCAATTGAAATATGATGGGAGATTTAGAGCGACACAGCGCTTTGCTCGTGGCTGGTACGGATACGGAGGTGGGAAAAACCGTTTTTACCTGTGCGTTGGTAGCGTACTGGCAGCGGTATTTGCCCGCTCAAAGGTTGGGGGTTCTCAAACCTATTCAAGCCGGCTACGGCGATCGCGAACGATATGCCAGTCTCTTGGCAGGGCAACAATCCCTCGAAGAAATTACCCCCCTCTATTTTCCAGAACCTTTAGCACCTCCCATTGCCGCGGCCAAAGCAGGAAAAACCATTGATTTGAAAGTGGCGTGGCAAACCTTTGCCCAGTTGACCCAACAAAAAGATTGGGTATTGGTAGAAGCCTTGGGAGGATTGGGATCGCCCATTACCGAGGAACTAACCGTTGCCGACTTAGCCCGGGATTGGCATTTGCCCGTGGTTTTGGTGGCACCCGTGCGTTTGGGAAGCATTGGTCACCTGGTGGCCAACGTAGCCCTAGCCAGGCAACATCAAATTCCCTTACAGGGCATTGTTCTCAACTGTGCGACCCCCGACAGTGAGGCTGCCATTGAGAATCTCACCCCTACCGATCTCATTCAATCTTTAACCCAAGTACCGGTTTTGGGTTGCTTGCCTTATGGTATTGACGGGGATGGAGAAAAAGCGATCGCAGCGATTTCCCATCTCCATTTAGAAGCTTTTTTACCCCATTTCTTTGTTCAAAAAATCCATTGATTTTCAACTTCCGCGATCGGTTTTTCTAGAGAGCTTTCTTGGTTATGGTTTCTACAGTTTCCACATCAGAAAATATCCACAAAATTCGTCAAGAAATTCAAGCATTGCAACCCTGGTTGGTGCAAGTACGGCGGCAAATCCATCAGTTTCCCGAATTGGGTTTTCAAGAACAACGAACATGCCAACTCATTGCCCAAAAACTCAGGGAATGGGGTATCGAACACGAAACAGGCATTGCCCAAACCGGGGTCGTGGCCCTCATTCGCGCTAGCAAACCAGGTCCGGTGCTGGCCATTCGGGCAGATATCGACGCTTTGCCCATCACCGAAAAAAACGACATTCCTTACCGTTCCCAACATGACGGAAAAATGCATGCTTGCGGTCACGACGGGCACACCGCGATCGCGCTGGCAACGGCCTGCTATCTATCCCAACACCGGGATGCGTTTGCCGGTACGGTAAAAATTATCTTCCAACCAGCAGAAGAAGGTCCCGGCGGTGCCAAACCCATGGTAGAAGCTGGGGTTTTAAAAAATCCCGATGTGGATGCGTTGATTGGCTTGCATTTGTGGAACAACCTGCCCTTGGGAACCGTAGGCGTACGTAGTGGTTATTTAATGGCAGCGGTGGAACTGTTTCGCTGTACCCTGTTGGGAAGGGGCGGTCACGGTGCCATTCCCCATCAAACCACCGATGCCGTAGTCTTGGCTGCCCAGGTGGTCAATGCCTTACAAACCATTGTTGCCCGTAACATCGATCCTTTGGAGTCAGTGGTGCTCACAGTTGGGGAACTCCACGCCGGCAGTGCCTACAACGCGATCGCCGACACGGCCAACTTGCGGGGTACTGTACGCTATTACAATCCCGATTATGAAGGATATATCGGCAAACGTATTGAAGAAATCATCGCCGGCGTCTGTCAAAGCCACAGTGCCAGCTACGACTTAAAATACTGGCAGCAGTATCCGCCGGTGGTCAACGACAGCGCGATCGCCGATTTAGTGCGATCGGTAGCCGAAACAGTCGTAGAAACCGAAGCTGGCGTAGTACCAGAGTGCCAAACCATGGCTGGCGAAGACGTATCCTATTTCCTGCGGGAAGTGCCCGGGTGTTATTTCTTCCTCGGTGCCGCCAATCCCCAGAAAGGGTTGGACTATCCCCACCACCATCCCCGCTTTAACTTTGACGAGTCGGCTTTAGCCATGGGGGTAGAAATGTTCGTGCGTTGCGTGGAAAAATTCTGTCGTTGACTTAAAATTGGCAAAAAATTTTCCCCTAGAGGTTGGGGGAAGCCAACAAAACTATGACCGAGCGAACCATTGCCGAAATTAACGACAAAATTCAAAAGCAAAAAGCCGTTGTTTGGACCGCCGAGGAGGTCAAAGCCAAAGTTGCCCAAAGCAGTGTAGCGGAAGTGGCCAAACAGGTAGATGTCATCACCACCGGTACCTTTGAACCCATGGAATCTTCCGGTGCCATCATTAACTTGGGACACACCGATCCGCCGATTAAACTGTATAAATGTTGGTTGGATGGCATTCCTGCCTATACCGGATTTGGTGCGGTGGATTTGTATCTGGGTGCCGCTCAAATTCCCGAAGATGCTGAGGAACTCAACGAAAACCGCGGTGGCAGTCACGTCATCTGCGATTTAATTGCC includes:
- a CDS encoding serine/threonine-protein kinase: MQAPLSVGTVLQERYRLVKILGQGGFGRTYLAEDIGRFDELCALKEFIPPPDNPQALEKSQELFRREAATLYQIRHSQIPQFRATFQQNQRFFLVQDYVAGATYRSLLQQRIQTGRPFTEGEIRQLLADLLPVLAYLHNQNIVHRDLSPENIIQRESDGLPVLIDFGVVKDLANRMQAQASQTAATTVGKAGYSPSEQMKTGQVYPSSDLYSLGVTCLVLLSGEEPQNLFDNNQMAWDWRKIPASDQLRAILQRMVAYRPGDRYQTAAEVLQALPGDPPNQTATPSPAAPASPSQIPTVQVGRQRPATNVSGSSPPPSPSSSSPQRTSTSVPRYASASSSSTPHPLTIVLVSLAIAGGVGIVSWGIVRSFRGSSPISAPNNTPVEPTPSPSPTPETTPTPAIAAIPLEIEPGEEITVEGSLNPNEILHYTFEGNKNQKLQASVRGEGIQMSVLDSDRNPIDRRGKNTSQWQGKLPQPGQYVLQIQRSPNKEEDGTVDPAPTRNFRLQVLLAAPPTPSPKPVTTPTPTPEPTPTPTPEPTPTPTPEPTPTPTPKPTPTPTPEPTPTPTPEPTPTPSTTEAEQLEVEIGETVRVSGTASPEKTKSYIVEVEEGHVLRLQVTSGNVLLNVRRQEGEPLPGAGSKIQAIPAQPTDEVYQIDVVAYGRTNFTFQITMEN
- the bioD gene encoding dethiobiotin synthase; its protein translation is MMGDLERHSALLVAGTDTEVGKTVFTCALVAYWQRYLPAQRLGVLKPIQAGYGDRERYASLLAGQQSLEEITPLYFPEPLAPPIAAAKAGKTIDLKVAWQTFAQLTQQKDWVLVEALGGLGSPITEELTVADLARDWHLPVVLVAPVRLGSIGHLVANVALARQHQIPLQGIVLNCATPDSEAAIENLTPTDLIQSLTQVPVLGCLPYGIDGDGEKAIAAISHLHLEAFLPHFFVQKIH
- a CDS encoding M20 family metallopeptidase translates to MVSTVSTSENIHKIRQEIQALQPWLVQVRRQIHQFPELGFQEQRTCQLIAQKLREWGIEHETGIAQTGVVALIRASKPGPVLAIRADIDALPITEKNDIPYRSQHDGKMHACGHDGHTAIALATACYLSQHRDAFAGTVKIIFQPAEEGPGGAKPMVEAGVLKNPDVDALIGLHLWNNLPLGTVGVRSGYLMAAVELFRCTLLGRGGHGAIPHQTTDAVVLAAQVVNALQTIVARNIDPLESVVLTVGELHAGSAYNAIADTANLRGTVRYYNPDYEGYIGKRIEEIIAGVCQSHSASYDLKYWQQYPPVVNDSAIADLVRSVAETVVETEAGVVPECQTMAGEDVSYFLREVPGCYFFLGAANPQKGLDYPHHHPRFNFDESALAMGVEMFVRCVEKFCR